In the genome of Daucus carota subsp. sativus chromosome 9, DH1 v3.0, whole genome shotgun sequence, the window TAAAACATTATCAAGAACTAtacaggaaaaaaaatattacatgacTAAACTTTAGGGAAAAAGAAATGTCTAAAAATTCCATGCCAACAGCATGCTTTCTTCTCTTATGAAATGgtactttaaaaaaatcttacTGAACATTTAGCCTCCAAATGGAAATAAAACACTCATAGTTACATGCAAGGACTGGAGATGAATACATCAATCCTGTCCTGTTTTCAAATGCCCTAGGAAGAACCGGGATTTACAACTATATGCTTGAGTGGATGTGCGATATCAGTTCCACCTGCATGCTTGACAAATCCGGCAGGAGAATAAAAATCACCATGACACACACACATTATCCTCACTTCTTCTCCATTTCCATACTTGTACAGAATTCCTTCTATTCTTCTCCCATTAGGACCGTCACCTTTTGTGAACACACATGGCATGTCCTCCAATGAGTTCATTCCGCTATCCTTTGTTCCGCTGCTCGCTGCATTCATTCTCTTATTAGGATTTTCAAGCTCAGCCCTTGGAGGTCTACCAGCATTTTCTCCCTCCTTTTTTCCCAGAGAACCTTCTGAATCTTGAGATCTTCGGGCTGACTGAATGCTAGCTGGACTAATATCCCCACAACTAGAAGCCCCTGATGTAAAAGACACAAAAAGAACTGGTATTAGGAAAAAAAGATCTGACAAATAATGAAAGGTTACTAAAGTTCACAAGTAAAAAGATATTCCATGCAGAAGCCCTTAGCTGAGAAACTATTGGCGGGCGAGTTACATTAAATTAACAGACCATGTTGGTTGAAGTACCAAGCAAAGAAACTTCATGGTCTGAATATATTTGGCTAACCCATAAGATGAAAACAATCCAGCACTGTCTAGAGGAGTGACATTACATGTAAAGATGTGTAAGATAATAAATGCATAAAGAATTAAACAATAAGGAGTCTGCGTTGACTTGAAAGGGAAGGAAAGGCGGAAGTATAAAATTGATGCAACTACACCCTAGCGCCAAATGGAAGCTTATATATGTAGATATCAGATCTGATGGTCACTGATCATGTAATCCAATAATCagatttgttttgtaaaacttTCTGTATTCCAAATGGATCATAACTTCAGTGAGACGAGACAATTCTATCCACTTGCGTCTAAATGGACGGCCGGATACCATGTGTTCAAACAATATTGAAGCTCTTATTACCTCGTGCAATCTTGTTACGCTCCAAGTTAATATAGTTTGTAATTACATGTTTAAAATTAAACTGAGAACACACCAAGTGTTAAATGAACTACGTAAACTACTAAGAAAAGGAAAGGAATAGTATAACACGTGTTAAAGATGTATAACCCTAATGTCTAACCCTACACGTCATTCTATTTCGTCACCCGCTATCATTTTAGTATCTGTCATACTATAATATCGAAAGCTCGTAGCTGCTATATTACAAAAGACTTCATATCATTAAAGCCTACGTATGCAACAATCTGAACACAAATAATATTTCCACATTGATAATATGCAAGTTGTGTTCACAAATTTGCACCTCAAATTCAAACTTTTCACAACGTTTCCTTCTTTTTCTCTTCATTAGAACTTCAAAAACATAAATCTGCCTTCAATTTGATGACACAGAAAAGTTTCAAAGATTCGTATCCATAATAAATGAAGTTTAAAGAACTAACAGATTTAACTATCACATGAAGGGAAAATTATGAGCAAATACAGCTACATTTAAAGTCTATCTTGAGCATTACCAACAGTACTTGATCAAAAGTTATAGTCACCAACTTCTTCCTGATGGATATAATTTACAAGGAGCAATCACATAAAGGTCTTAATGCCGAATTAAGCAAATACAGTTGGAGCAAATAAAGAAAGTTTCAGATATCAAAACATATGCATAAATTAAGCATCAAATCTCTTCTCGATCCTCCCTAAATAAACCTTTCTAGTAAACTACTATTCAATCTTAAAATAGGACTTTTGATTGCGAGTTGTATCAACACAAGCATATTATACATATCAAGGTCTCATCATAAAAACCTCGCAATATTATGAAACTTGGTAGGTAAACAACACTATGCAATCGAAATTTATACCTTGAGGTGCTTTGCTACTCTCCATATCCGACACACTCGAAGAACCTCCTCGAGCCAACTCCTGTCCACTACCGCCAGAATTCCCCCTCCCTCTTGCAATTACACCCTCAATTCCCCCACCAAGAATAGTCTGTTTAGCAGCAACAGCCCAAGAAGGCAACCCAAACTGCGGCGCCGCGGATGATCCCACCTTACTCATAGCCTCCACATACAATTGCCTTTGACCACCTCTCCTGTCCTCCTCACCTCCTCTTCCCCTCTGCTTCTCAGACCGCCTTCTCTTCGCTTCCATCCTTCTCAAACTCTGCATCTCCTTCCTCTTCCTCCACTGCTCCTCCGTCTCAACCGGAAGCGAAGAGGTCCTAACTAGCCCTGAATAAGGAGCTGGAGCAGTTGCAGGAGGTGTCAAAACCTCAGGTTCATCTCTAACTAAAGGAATTACTCCAGCTACAGAAGAGGATCTCACAAGTCTGTTTGAATTAGTACTACTAGTACTTCTATCAACACCAAATCTTCCACCCAGTGATAAACCAAGATTCAACTCTATAGCATCACTACTTGAATCAATCTTTTTTTCGCTTTCATTAGAAACACCACTAAATCTCTGCAAGAAATCTCTAGGAGCTGTGTTGTCAAGACTCAAATTCTCCATCTCTTTACTAGTTTTCTTAGTCTCATTACTATCTCCCATTGAACAAAAAgcaataaaaatcaaaactttatcACATAAATCATCAACAATTCATGCACAACTATACTTATCTGAATAAGCTAGTTTACCCAGATGAATAGATCTGCAGATAAGCAACCCCATCTCCTTGTTTCCTCACTTGAATCCTTGAAATCCCATAAAGATTGAATCTTGAAATTCCGGCGGAGGTTTCTTGAAATTCCGTCAGCTTTCGCcggaaaattattattttatgtaatgACAAGATGAAGGAAAAAAAGGGCAGTAAGGGGAAGGGAAATGAAGAAACAGGCAAGAAAGAGGGAGACAGAGATTTACTATATCTACAAAATGACCTTGAGATTAGAGATAGGGACCCCAACAAATAACAATAAACCTCATTCGAATTCGAtctgattatttaaatttattaaatactgattaatttaaaaatcacAAGTTTGTATTCGAAATaataaagttataaaatttagttaaaCAACATATAACTATCAAATTtatgtataaataattaattaataaaagagGACCTTACATGTGACACTTATCCGTTTATAATTAGTattatcagaaaattcaaaatgaAACTTATACTATAACAatattgattattataaatattagtaGCATGACATTTTTAAtgtgtatttaaatttaaaatttaattaaaaagtaatttaaaattGGAGATTATTATTATCCATTGAGGGAGAAAGTGCATGGTGCCACGTGGACATGAGTCACTGACTTTCTATCTGTCTCGATTTCTGcgatttaataattaaaattttctaggTTTGTGCGTGTCGCCAAGTGGGGGGATGGACTAGTTTTGGTGAGACTACAATGAACAGTCCATTGACCCGGGGCACGTGTCACCAGCTAGAGGTGTGGAAATAAGGACACGTGTCGGTGGTACTT includes:
- the LOC108202855 gene encoding ninja-family protein AFP1, encoding MGDSNETKKTSKEMENLSLDNTAPRDFLQRFSGVSNESEKKIDSSSDAIELNLGLSLGGRFGVDRSTSSTNSNRLVRSSSVAGVIPLVRDEPEVLTPPATAPAPYSGLVRTSSLPVETEEQWRKRKEMQSLRRMEAKRRRSEKQRGRGGEEDRRGGQRQLYVEAMSKVGSSAAPQFGLPSWAVAAKQTILGGGIEGVIARGRGNSGGSGQELARGGSSSVSDMESSKAPQGASSCGDISPASIQSARRSQDSEGSLGKKEGENAGRPPRAELENPNKRMNAASSGTKDSGMNSLEDMPCVFTKGDGPNGRRIEGILYKYGNGEEVRIMCVCHGDFYSPAGFVKHAGGTDIAHPLKHIVVNPGSS